A genomic window from Camelina sativa cultivar DH55 chromosome 2, Cs, whole genome shotgun sequence includes:
- the LOC104730518 gene encoding probable GABA transporter 2, producing the protein MTDPPRPDPFPVTRLESDAGALFVLQSKGEWWHAGFHLTTAIVGPTILTLPYAFRGLGWWLGFFCLTTMGLVTFYAYYLMSKVLDHCEKSGRRHIRFRELAADVLGSGWMFYVVIFIQTAINTGIGIGAILLAGQCLDIMYSSLYPQGSLKLYEFIAMVTAVMIVLSQLPSFHSLRHINFVSLLLSLGYTFLVVGACINIGLSKNAPKRDYSLEHSDSGKVFSAFTSISIIAAIFGNGILPEIQATLAPPATGKMLKGLLLCYSVIFFTFYSAAISGYWVFGNNSSSNILNNLMPDEGPTLAPIVVIGLAVIFVLLQLFAIGLVYSQVAYEIMEKKSADTTKGIFSRRNLVPRLILRTLYMAFCGFMAAMLPFFGDINAVVGAFGFIPLDFVLPMLLYNMTYKPTKRSFTYWVNMTIMVVFTCAGLMGAFSSIRKLVLDANKFKLFSSEVVD; encoded by the exons ATGACGGATCCTCCTAGACCCGACCCGTTTCCTGTTACCCGACTCGAATCCGATGCCGGAGCTCTCTTCGTCCTCCAATCTAAAG GCGAGTGGTGGCACGCCGGGTTTCATCTAACGACGGCGATCGTAGGTCCGACGATATTGACGTTACCTTACGCTTTCAGAGGATTAGGATGGTGGTTAGGGTTTTTCTGTTTAACGACCATGGGACTCGTTACTTTCTACGCTTATTACCTCATGTCTAAGgttcttgatcactgtgaaaaATCCGGCCGCCGTCACATCCGTTTCCGTGAACTCGCCGCCGACGTTCTCG GATCTGGATGGATGTTTTATGTAGTCATTTTTATCCAAACAGCTATCAACACTGGAATTGGTATTGGTGCTATTCTACTCGCTGGTCAATGTCTTGAT ATAATGTACTCGAGTCTTTACCCACAAGGGTCCTTGAAGCTTTACGAGTTCATTGCTATGGTGACTGCTGTCATGATTGTTTTGTCTCAGCTCCCAAGTTTTCACTCTCTTAGACACATTAACTTTGTGTCTTTGCTTCTCAGCTTAGGCTACACTTTCCTCGTCGTTGGGGCTTGCATTAACATTG GTTTGTCTAAAAATGCTCCTAAGCGTGACTATTCTCTAGAGCATTCGGATTCAGGGAAAGTTTTCAGTGCCTTCACATCGATTTCGATCATTGCTGCTATTTTCGGAAATGGAATCCTACCCGAAATACAG GCAACTCTTGCTCCACCAGCCACAGGGAAGATGTTGAAAGGACTATTGTTGTGTTATAGTGTCATCTTCTTCACGTTTTACTCTGCTGCTATTTCTGGATATTGGGTTTTTGGTAATAATTCTAGCTCTAATATTCTCAACAACTTGATGCCTGATGAAGGACCGACTCTGGCTCCTATCGTGGTCATTGGCTTAGCGGtcatctttgttcttcttcagcTATTCGCCATTGGCCTC GTGTATTCTCAAGTTGCGTATGAGATTATGGAGAAGAAATCAGCGGATACAACCAAAGGGATATTCTCAAGACGTAACCTTGTGCCTCGATTGATACTAAGAACGCTATATATGGCGTTTTGCGGATTCATGGCAGCGATGCTACCGTTCTTTGGTGATATAAACGCGGTGGTAGGAGCGTTTGGGTTTATCCCACTCGATTTCGTGCTGCCTATGCTTCTATACAACATGACCTATAAGCCAACGAAACGGAGCTTCACATATTGGGTAAACATGACGATAATGGTTGTGTTCACTTGTGCGGGGCTCATGGGTGCTTTCTCCTCCATTAGGAAACTAGTTCTTGATGCTAATAAGTTCAAGTTGTTTAGCAGTGAAGTTGTTGATTAG
- the LOC109127017 gene encoding protein NETWORKED 4B-like: MKKQRFRETLKSFFEPHFDHEKGEMLKGTKTEIDEKVKKILGIVESGDIDEDESKRQVVAELVNEFYNEYQSLYRQYDDLTGEIRKKVNGKGESSSSSSSDSDSDHSSKRKTKRNGNGKVEKDVESVTGALKQQIEAANLEIADLKGKLTATVEEKEAVDSELEVALLKFKESEAISNNLKLETEKLEGEKTTALTDNKELHQKLEVAGKTETDLNQKLEDIKKERDELQTERDNGIKKFQEVEKVAEDWKRTSDQLKGDASNFKQQLEASEQRVSELTSGED; the protein is encoded by the exons ATGAAAAAGCAAAGGTTTAGAGAGACATTGAAGTCTTTCTTTGAGCCTCATTTTGATCATGAGAAAGGTGAAATGCTTAAAGGCACTAAAACTG AAATAGATGAAAAGGTGAAGAAAATCTTGGGAATAGTTGAGAGTGGAGACATCGATGAAGATGAATCTAAAAGACAGGTGGTTGCAGAGTTAGTGAATGAATTCTACAACGAATACCAGTCTCTGTATCGCCAGTACGATGATCTAACTGGAGAGATTAGGAAAAAGGTCAACGGGAAAGGAGAGAGCTCCTCTTCGTCAAGCTCAGACTCGGATTCTGACCATTCTTCTAAGAGGAAGACTAAGAGAAATGGAAATGGAAAAGTAGAGAAAGATGTAGAGTCGGTAACAGGTGCCTTGAAGCAACAAATCGAAGCTGCTAATCTTGAAATTGCTGATCTGAAAGGGAAGTTGACTGCGActgttgaagaaaaagaagcagtAGATTCTGAGCTTGAAGTAGCTTTGCTGAAGTTTAAAGAATCAGAAGCGATTAGCAATAATTTGAAACTCGAAACTGAGAAGTTAGAGGGTGAAAAGACAACAGCTCTGACTGATAACAAGGAACTGCATCAGAAACTGGAAGTCGCTGGCAAAACAGAAACCGATCTGAACCAGAAGTTAGAAGatattaaaaaagagagagatgaactgCAAACTGAAAGAGACAATGGtatcaaaaaatttcaagaagttGAAAAAGTTGCAGAAGATTGGAAAAGAACGAGTGATCAGCTCAAAGGTGATGCTTCTAATTTCAAGCAGCAGCTAGAAGCATCGGAGCAGCGAGTTTCGGAGCTGACCAGTG GTGAAGATTGA
- the LOC104730527 gene encoding uncharacterized protein CG5098-like → MEIKVKPKAVESTTMMATKEEDEIKKKMKECVVIGQEADEEVGKGQDETRQADSKNIDSPSSSSSLEMNKKLEIDKNFTSQKTKKEEENKKEENNNYISNMKHKKTSSHVWDCGSTLYDSFELNSFKRQLDSAISASSARTMSMSRLPDRRLPPLSSLSPENPPPLPSLPTTSSSSSSGGKKHSNKISRSLQRFLKSVFKPKQHQSLSTPSSPVYKAVSHGGGGDKDRYYVVYDKSGSLTTIPESTSEKEVSPEINSLVRKTVSERFPASRVVGISCA, encoded by the exons ATGGAGATCAAAGTCAAACCAAAAGCCGTAGAATCTACGACGATGATGGCAACTAAAGAGGAGGAtgaaattaagaagaagatgaaagagtgTGTGGTGATTGGTCAAGAGGCAGATGAGGAGGTTGGTAAAGGACAAGATGAAACAAGACAAGCTGATTCTAAGAATATTgactcaccatcatcatcatcatcacttgagATGAATAAGAAGTTGGAAATTG ACAAAAACTTTACGAGTCAGAAGACCAAAAAGGAAGAGGAGAACAAGAAagaggaaaataataattatatttctaaCATGAAGCATAAGAAGACGAGTTCACACGTATGGGACTGTGGGAGCACTCTCTACGACTCGTTCGAGCTCAATTCGTTCAAACGTCAACTTGACTCAGCCATCTCAGCTTCCTCCGCTAGAACGATGTCCATGTCTCGCCTCCCCGACCGTCGTCTCCCTCCTCTCAGCTCACTCTCACCGGAgaatcctcctcctcttccttcaCTGCcgacaacttcttcttcctcctcctccggcgGCAAGAAACACTCGAACAAGATCTCTCGTTCTCTTCAGAGATTCTTGAAGTCAGTGTTCAAACCTAAACAGCACCAAAGCTTGAGCACTCCTTCTTCCCCGGTCTACAAGGCTGTGAGTCACGGAGGCGGTGGTGATAAAGATCGATATTACGTCGTTTACGACAAATCGGGTTCGTTGACAACTATTCCAGAGTCAACGTCGGAGAAGGAAGTGAGCCCTGAGATCAACTCTCTTGTTAGGAAAACCGTGTCCGAGAGATTCCCGGCGAGTCGAGTCGTTGGTATTTCATGTGCTTGA
- the LOC104730498 gene encoding myosin-11-like, with protein sequence MKKQRFRETLKSFFEPHFDHEKGEMLKGTKTEIDEKVKKILGIVESGDIDEDESKRQVVAELVNEFYNEYQSLYRQYDDLTGEIRKKVNGKGESSSSSSSDSDSDHSSKRKTKRNGNGKVEKDVESVTGALKQQIEAANLEIADLKGKLTATVEEKEAVDSELEVALLKFKESEAISNNLKLETEKLEGEKTTALTDNKELHQKLEVAGKTETDLNQKLEDIKKERDELQTERDNGIKKFQEVEKVAEDWKRTSDQLKGDASNFKQQLEASEQRVSELTSGMNSAEEENKSLLLKVSETSDGIQQAQTTVQELISELGEMKEKYKEIENEHSSLVELHKNHERESSIQVKELEAHVESSEKLVADLNQSLNNAEEEKKLLSNEIQEAQNTIQELTSESGQLKESHSVKERELVSLRDIHEIHQRDSSTRAGELEAQLESSKQQVSDMSASLKAAEEENKAISLKNLETMDKLEQTQNTIQELMAELEKLKDRHTEKESELSSLAEAHETHQRDSLTDVKELEEQVESSKKLVGDLNQSVNNAEEEKKRLSQKIAELSNEIQEAKNTIQELVSESGQLKESHSVKERDLFSLRDIHETHQRESSTRVSELEAQVESSEQRVSDLSVSLKDAEEENKAISSKNLETMDKLEQAQNTIQELRDELGELKDRHKDKESELSSLVEVHEAYQRDSTSRVEELVALVKSADQKFADMKQSLDNAEEEKKLLSNEIQEAQKNIQELISESEQLKESHGEKEKELSGLRDIHETHQRESSSRLSDLETQLKSSEQQVVDLNASLNAAEEENKSISSKILETTNELKQAQSKVEELMTELAESKDTHIQKESELSSLVEVHEAYKRDSSSQVKELEARVESAEKQVEELNQSLNSSEEEKKMLSQRISEMSTEIKRAESTIQELMTESEQLKGSHTEKDNELFSLRDIHETHQRESSTQLRELEAQLESSEHRVSESSESLKAAEKESKTMSTKLSETSDELERAQIMIQELTADSTKLKEQLAEKEGELLLLTEKDSKSQVQIKELEETVATLELELESVRSRIIDLEREIASKTTVIEQLEAQNREMVARITELEKSMDERGTELSALTQKLEENEKQSSSSIESLTAEVDGLRAELDSMSAQTEELEKQMVRKSEEASVQIKRLDDEINGLRQQVASLDSQRAELEIQLEKKTEEISEYLSQIINLKEEIRNKVKDHENILEERNGLSEKIKGLELELETLQKQKSELEEELRTRTEENVQMQDKINEASSETMALTEQINNLKHELDSLEVQKSETKAELERENQEKSELSNQITDVQKALVEQEAAYNTLKEEHMQINELFKESEATLNKLTEDYKEGQRLLEERGKEVTSRDTAIVGHEETMESLRNELEMKGDEIETLMEKISNIEVKLRLSNQKLRVTEQVLTEKEEAFRKEEAKHLEEQALLEKNLTVTHETYGGMIKEIADKVNITVDGFQSVSGKFTEKQGRYEKTVMEASKILWTATNWVIERNHENGKMKKEIEKKDEEIKKLGVKVREDEKEKEMMKETLMGLGEEKREAIRQLCVWIDHHRSRCEYLEEVLSKTVVARGQRVSQRA encoded by the exons ATGAAAAAGCAAAGGTTTAGAGAGACCTTGAAGTCTTTCTTTGAGCCTCATTTTGATCATGAGAAAGGTGAAATGCTTAAAGGCACTAAAACTG AAATAGATGAAAAGGTGAAGAAAATCTTGGGAATAGTTGAGAGTGGAGACATCGATGAAGATGAATCTAAAAGACAGGTGGTTGCAGAGTTAGTGAATGAATTCTACAACGAATACCAGTCTCTGTATCGCCAGTACGATGATCTAACTGGAGAGATTAGGAAAAAGGTCAACGGGAAAGGAGAGAGCTCCTCTTCGTCAAGCTCAGACTCGGATTCTGACCATTCTTCTAAGAGGAAGACTAAGAGAAATGGAAATGGAAAAGTAGAGAAAGATGTAGAGTCGGTAACAGGTGCCTTGAAGCAACAAATCGAAGCTGCTAATCTTGAAATTGCTGATCTGAAAGGGAAGTTGACTGCGActgttgaagaaaaagaagcagtAGATTCTGAGCTTGAAGTAGCTTTGCTGAAGTTTAAAGAATCAGAAGCGATTAGCAATAATTTGAAACTCGAAACTGAGAAGTTAGAGGGTGAAAAGACAACAGCTCTGACTGATAACAAGGAACTGCATCAGAAACTGGAAGTCGCTGGCAAAACAGAAACCGATCTGAACCAGAAGTTAGAAGatattaaaaaagagagagatgaactgCAAACTGAAAGAGACAATGGtatcaaaaaatttcaagaagttGAAAAAGTTGCAGAAGATTGGAAAAGAACGAGTGATCAGCTCAAAGGTGATGCTTCTAATTTCAAGCAGCAGCTAGAAGCATCGGAGCAGCGAGTTTCGGAGCTGACCAGTGGTATGAATAGTGCAGAGGAAGAGAATAAATCTCTATTATTGAAAGTTTCGGAGACTTCAGATGGGATCCAACAGGCTCAGACCACCGTACAAGAACTAATTTCTGAATTGGGAGAGATGAAAGAAAAGTACAAGGAAATAGAGAATGAGCATTCTAGTTTGGTGGAGTTACATAAAAACCATGAGAGAGAATCATCAATTCAGGTGAAAGAATTAGAAGCACACGTCGAATCATCAGAAAAGTTGGTTGCAGATTTAAACCAAAGCCTGAACAatgcagaggaagagaaaaagctGCTATCTAACGAGATTCAAGAGGCGCAGAACACCATACAAGAACTCACGTCTGAGTCTGGACAGTTGAAAGAAAGCCACagtgtgaaagagagagaa cttgTCAGTTTGAGGGACATCCATGAGATTCATCAAAGAGACTCATCCACCAGAGCAGGTGAATTAGAAGCTCAACTGGAGTCCTCAAAACAGCAGGTCTCAGATATGAGTGCGAGTCTGAAAGCTgcagaggaagaaaacaaagctATCTCCTTGAAAAACTTGGAAACTATGGACAAGCTCGAACAGACGCAGAACACGATACAGGAACTTATGGCTGAATTGGAAAAGTTGAAAGACCGCCacacagagaaagagagtgagcTTTCTAGTTTGGCAGAGGCACACGAGACTCACCAGAGAGATTCATTAACTGATGTGAAAGAATTAGAAGAGCAAGTGGAATCTTCAAAGAAATTGGTGGGAGATTTGAACCAAAGCGTGAACAatgcagaggaagagaaaaaacgGCTATCTCAGAAAATAGCAGAACTCTCTAACGAGATTCAAGAGGCAAAAAACACCATACAAGAACTCGTGTCTGAGTCTGGACAGTTGAAAGAGAGTCACAGTGTAAAGGAGAGAGATCTTTTCAGTTTGAGGGACATCCACGAGACTCATCAAAGAGAATCATCCACTCGCGTGAGTGAATTAGAAGCTCAAGTGGAATCTTCAGAACAGCGGGTCTCAGATTTAAGTGTGAGTCTTAAGGATgcagaggaagaaaacaaagcCATCTCCtcaaaaaatttggaaactatGGACAAGCTTGAACAGGCGCAGAACACTATACAAGAACTCAGGGATGAATTGGGAGAGCTGAAAGACCGACACAAAGATAAAGAGAGTGAACTTTCTAGTTTGGTGGAGGTACACGAGGCATATCAGAGAGATTCAACGAGTCGAGTGGAAGAATTAGTTGCACTTGTGAAATCAGCAGATCAAAAGTTTGCAGATATGAAGCAGAGTCTGGACAatgcagaggaagagaaaaaattGTTATCTAATGAGATTCAAGAggcacaaaaaaatatacaagaaCTCATTTCTGAGTCTGAACAGTTGAAAGAGAGCCACggtgagaaagagaaggaacTTTCTGGTTTGAGGGACATTCACGAGACTCATCAAAGAGAATCATCCAGTCGACTGAGTGACTTAGAAACTCAACTGAAATCATCAGAACAACAGGTCGTAGATTTGAATGCGAGTCTGAATgctgcagaagaagaaaacaagtccATATCCTCAAAGATCTTGGAAACTACAAATGAGCTCAAACAGGCCCAAAGCAAGGTAGAGGAACTTATGACTGAACTGGCAGAGTCTAAAGATACACACATACAAAAAGAGAGTGAGCTTTCTAGTTTGGTGGAGGTACACGAGGCCTATAAGAGAGACTCCTCAAGTCAGGTTAAAGAATTAGAAGCACGGGTGGAATCAGCAGAGAAACAGGTTGAAGAATTGAACCAGAGCCTGAACAgctcagaggaagagaagaaaatgttATCTCAGCGAATTTCAGAAATGTCTACTGAGATCAAGCGGGCGGAGAGCACCATACAAGAACTTATGACGGAGTCGGAACAATTAAAAGGGAGCCACACTGAGAAAGACAATGAACTTTTCAGCTTGAGGGATATCCATGAGACTCATCAGAGAGAATCGTCCACTCAGTTAAGAGAATTAGAAGCGCAACTGGAATCATCCGAACACAGGGTTTCAGAATCGAGCGAAAGTCTGAAGGCTgcagaaaaagaaagcaaaactaTGTCCACGAAATTATCAGAAACTTCAGATGAGCTTGAACGGGCTCAGATCATGATACAGGAACTCACAGCTGATTCGACCAAACTGAAGGAGCAGCTCGCTGAGAAAGAAGGCGAACTTTTACTTCTGACAGAGAAGGACAGCAAATCACAGGTGCAAATAAAGGAACTAGAAGAAACAGTAGCGACACTTGAGCTGGAACTAGAGTCAGTTCGTTCTCGTATAATAGATCTTGAGAGGGAGATTGCAAGCAAGACCACCGTAATTGAGCAATTGGAAGCGCAAAACAGAGAAATGGTTGCAAGAATCACAGAACTTGAGAAGTCAATGGACGAGAGAGGAACTGAACTCTCAGCTTTAACTCAAAAACTTGAGGAGAACGAGAAGCAATCATCGTCCTCAATTGAGAGTTTGACAGCTGAGGTTGATGGTCTACGAGCAGAACTAGATTCAATGTCTGCTCAAACGGAAGAGTTGGAGAAACAAATGGTGCGCAAAAGCGAGGAAGCCTCAGTGCAGATTAAGCGTTTGGATGATGAGATTAATGGTCTGAGACAGCAAGTGGCCTCGCTTGATAGCCAGAGAGCAGAACTCGAGATCCAACTTGAAAAGAAGACAGAGGAGATCTCTGAATATCTGAGTCAGATTATAAATCTAAAAGAGGAGATCAGAAACAAGGTTAAAGATCACGAGAATATTCtagaagaaagaaatggtttaTCAGAGAAGATTAAGGGTCTTGAACTTGAGTTAGAGACTCTACAGAAACAGAAAAGTGAGCTTGAAGAGGAGCTGAGAACTAGGACGGAAGAGAACGTTCAAATGCAAGATAAAATCAATGAAGCATCTTCTGAAACAATGGCCTTAACAGAGCAGATTAACAATCTGAAGCATGAGCTTGATTCTCTAGAGGTGCAGAAGAGCGAAACCAAAGcagaacttgagagagagaatcaagagAAATCAGAATTGTCGAATCAGATCACCGATGTCCAGAAAGCATTGGTAGAGCAAGAAGCTGCTTACAATACGCTGAAAGAGGAACACATGCAGATCAACGAACTGTTCAAAGAAAGTGAAGCAACACTTAATAAGCTAACAGAGGATTACAAAGAAGGTCAAAGATTGTTGGAGGAGAGAGGTAAGGAAGTAACATCCAGAGATACTGCAATCGTGGGTCATGAAGAGACAATGGAGAGTTTACGGAACGAGCTGGAAATGAAAGGAGACGAGATCGAAACTCTCATGGAGAAGATCAGTAACATCGAGGTTAAGCTACGTTTGTCGAACCAGAAACTGAGAGTAACCGAACAGGTACTAacggagaaagaagaagctttcaggaaagaagaagctaagcaCTTAGAGGAGCAAGCATTGCTTGAGAAAAATCTCACGGTGACACACGAGACATACGGAGGTATGATTAAAGAGATAGCAGATAAAGTGAACATAACAGTAGACGGGTTTCAATCCGTGTCGGGAAAATTCACGGAGAAACAGGGGAGATACGAGAAAACGGTAATGGAGGCATCGAAAATACTGTGGACTGCGACGAACTGGGTGATAGAGAGAAATCACGAGAAtgggaagatgaagaaagagatagagaagaaagatgaagaaataaagaagCTTGGAGTAAAAGTaagagaagatgagaaagagaaggagatgatgaaAGAGACTTTGATGGGActtggagaagagaaaagagaagcgATAAGACAGTTATGTGTTTGGATCGATCACCACAGAAGCCGTTGTGAATATCTTGAGGAGGTTTTGTCAAAGACCGTTGTGGCTCGAGGCCAAAGAGTGTCGCAGCGAGCTTAA
- the LOC104730509 gene encoding putative E3 ubiquitin-protein ligase SINA-like 9 has protein sequence MASTSSDEDDSSEIHIQKKQRTEDKTCSAMMYLDVLHCPVCCESLTTPIFQCDDGHLACSSCCSKLSNKCHACALPIGKNRCIAMETVLESTLVRCPNAEFGCTKMVSNWKIPTHLKECTRSQCSCPALGCDYTGSYEDLYKHLFHSSSIHDVIYMFCTGFSCGEIFDVRMNIKVKDKNKIYVKREFKKHLLFAVQCFSEADGVYITVSCIAPSAPEVGEFSYHLSYTVDGNAITHESTVKRLLELSSKRPEESYMRIPHSLLRGERLVMELCIKMLNKE, from the exons ATGGCGAGTACCTCAAGCGATGAAGATGATTCAAGCGAGATTCACATTCAAAAGAAGCAACGAACAGAGGATAAAACATGCTCTGCCATGATGTATCTTGATGTTCTACATTGTCCTGTCTGCTGCGAGTCACTCACTACTCCTATCTTCCAG TGTGATGATGGGCACTTGGCTTGCTCTTCTTGCTGTTCCAAACTGAGTAACAAGTGCCATGCATGTGCTTTGCCTATTGGAAAGAATCGTTGCATAGCAATGGAGACAGTTCTTGAATCAACTCTTGTCCGATGCCCAAACGCCGAGTTTGGTTGCACGAAAATGGTATCTAATTGGAAAATACCAACTCATTTAAAGGAATGCACTCGCTCTCAGTGCTCATGCCCTGCATTGGGCTGTGATTACACTGGCTCATACGAGGATCTCTACAAACatctttttcattcttcttctatccacgatgttatatatatgttttgtactGGCTTCAGTTGTGGCGAAATCTTTGATGTCcggatgaacatcaaagtcaaaGATAAGAATAAGATATATGTtaaaagggagttcaagaagCACCTATTGTTTGCGGTGCAGTGTTTTAGTGAGGCGGATGGTGTGTATATAACTGTTAGCTGCATCGCACCATCTGCTCCGGAAGTAGGAGAGTTCTCATATCATCTCTCCTACACTGTGGATGGGAACGCTATAACTCACGAATCAACTGTGAAGAGACTTCTTGAATTGAGCTCCAAAAGACCTGAAGAGAGTTACATGAGGATCCCTCACAGTTTATTGCGTGGTGAACGGTTGGTGATGGAGCTTTGCATCAAGATGTTGAACAAAGAGTAA
- the LOC104754747 gene encoding uncharacterized protein LOC104754747, with the protein MIRLCVTFKRVVDGDRSKVQFDLNKLSVDSSDGCNVEVDVGKSVGIISRNSPKPTNDVLEKPTDANLGDAAGLKLEDSMVKNGEYFSSKEALQATMEMYAMKYNCDYRITKSDKRWWCIRCIDSVCNWRLRAECLQASTYFKINKFVGNHTCAPSKKNSFCRTPSARTIGHLIKQSYEGVKEGPKPNDIVNIIRSRYGCELTYHQAWESREYAVNEVRGIPEKSYAKIPKYLHMLQEANPGTFTNYEIDFDGRFKYLFISFGQSTRGFYKSMRKVIVVDGTFLKNKYKGVLLVATAVDADEEGLSFVSDRHTSIAKSIGNIYPLAKHGICIHHLLSNVITYHKGRGVAEEADVTKWARCHFPGYRYDINTNNAAESINAALRTPREYPIIPLLDSIREMMTRWFYESRELSAKHKDPLTVEVEKKISRRIDNLMSRSHAIKGAFDIGKDLYPYADDVYTTTAWRSQYEETINPIGVPEEEWRVPQHVEDAKVASGLCFTAAACDE; encoded by the exons atgattCGGTTGTGTGTTACATTCAAAAGAGTAGTTGATGGCGATAGGAGTAAAGTCCAGTTCGATCTGAATAAGTTGTCAGTTGATAGTAGCGATGGTTGTAATGTGGAAGTTGATGTGGGAAAATCAGTAGGTATTATTTCAAGGAATTCACCTAAGCCGACTAATGATGTATTAGAAAAGCCTACTGATGCTAATCTTGGTGATGCTGCTGGTTTaaagttggaagattcaatggtaAAAAATGGTGAATATTTCAGCAGTAAGGAAGCTTTACAGGCTACTAtggaaatgtatgcaatgaaaTATAACTGCGACTATAGgattacaaaatctgataagAGATGGTGGTGTATACGCTGCATTGATAGTGTTTGTAATTGGCGTCTCCGGGCTGAGTGTTTACAAGCgtctacatatttcaaaatcaacaagtttgtgggtaACCATACATGTGccccttcaaaaaaaaactcattttgtaGGACTCCATCTGCAAGAACAATTGGACATCTCATTAAGCAAAGCTATGAGGGTGTGAAGGAAGGTCCTAAACCGAATGATATAGTTAATATTATTCGTTCAAGGTACGGCTGCGAGCTAACATATCACCAAGCTTGGGAGTCTCGGGAGTATGCAGTTAACGAAGTTAGAGGAATTCCTGAGAAAAGTTATGCTAAGATTCCAAAATACTTGCACATGCTACAAGAAGCGAATCCTGGTACGTTCACGAATTATGAAATTGACTTTGATGGAAGatttaaatatctatttatttcttttggtcaatcAACAAGAGGGTTCTACAAGTCAATGCGGAAAGTGATAGTAGTTGATGgtacatttttgaagaataaatacaAAGGGGTTCTCCTAGTTGCTACAGCTGTAGATG ctgatgaagaaggtttATCATTTGTGTCAGATAGACATACATCGATTGCTAAATCAATTGGAAACATCTATCCATTGGCTAAACATGGTATTTGCATCCACCACTTGCTTAGCAATGTGATAACATATCATAAGGGAAGAGGTGTCGCTG AGGAAGCCGATGTGACAAAATGGGCTCGCTGTCATTTTCCGGGTTATAGGTATGATATTAACACCAACAATGCAGCTGAATCAATTAATGCTGCTTTGAGGACACCCAGAGAGTATCCAATAATTCCTTTGTTAGACAGCATCAGAGAAATGATGACACGCTGGTTTTATGAGAGTAGAGAGTTAAGTGCAAAGCATAAAGATCCTTTAACTGTTGAGGTggagaaaaagatttcaagaagaatagATAATTTGATGAGCAGATC ACATGCTATAAAAGGAGCTTTTGATATAGGCAAGGATCTATATCCTTATGCTGATGATGTGTATACCACTACTGCATGGAGATCGCAATATGAGGAAACTATTAATCCAATAGGTGTTCCTGAAGAAGAATGGCGAGTCCCACAGCATgttgaagatgcaaaa GTAGCCTCTGGGTTGTGTTTCACGGCAGCTGCTTGTGATGAATGA